CAATGTGCACACCGGCCTTTTTTATTTTAAACCCTTAGCCTTGTTTTGGGTGTTACAACTTTTTAGCCTTATTGTTGTTGATTATTTCAAAACACCCCATGTTGTATCATAAAGTTTATAGCCATGCCACATCACCTGTATGGGTAGTTTTTGTGCACGGCGCAGGGGGAAGCTCAAATGTTTGGTACAAACAGGTAAAAGACTTTAAAACCCACTTTAATGTATTGCTGATTGACTTGCGCGGACACGGTAAATCGCAAAATGTGTTTAGCGAGGTTTGGCAAAGCAAATACACGTTTGAAGATGTGAGTAAAGATGTGCTGGATGTGCTGGATTTTTTACAGATACAAAAAGCCCATTTTGTAGGTATTTCATTAGGTACGATTATTATCAGAACAATTGCCGAAATAAACCCTGAACGGATCGAATCGCTGATACTGGGTGGTGCAGTAACCCGCCTCACCATCAAATCACGCATATTGGTTAATGTGGGCAATGCCATCAAACGCATCATCCCCTATATGTGGCTGTATAAAATTTATGCGTGGATATTGTTGCCCAAAGCCAATCACGCACAATCGCGCAACTTGTTTATCAAAGAAGCTAAAAACCTATATCAGAAAGAGTTTTTACGCTGGTTTAAACTCACAAAAGATTTAAACCCGTTGCTGAAACTGTTTCGTGAAAAGCCCTTGCACTTACCCATTTTTTATGTGATGGGCGAAGAAGATTATATGTTTTTGGAACCTGTGCACGAAATGGTAAAAACCCACCTTAACAGTACCCTGTATGTGATTGAAAATTGCGGCCATGTGGTGAATGTAGAACGTCCCGAAGTGTTTAACAATGTTGCAATAGAGTACATCACTACCTTTGAAGGCCGCGCAACATAAGCATTTC
The Bacteroidota bacterium DNA segment above includes these coding regions:
- a CDS encoding alpha/beta hydrolase produces the protein MLYHKVYSHATSPVWVVFVHGAGGSSNVWYKQVKDFKTHFNVLLIDLRGHGKSQNVFSEVWQSKYTFEDVSKDVLDVLDFLQIQKAHFVGISLGTIIIRTIAEINPERIESLILGGAVTRLTIKSRILVNVGNAIKRIIPYMWLYKIYAWILLPKANHAQSRNLFIKEAKNLYQKEFLRWFKLTKDLNPLLKLFREKPLHLPIFYVMGEEDYMFLEPVHEMVKTHLNSTLYVIENCGHVVNVERPEVFNNVAIEYITTFEGRAT